The sequence below is a genomic window from Coffea arabica cultivar ET-39 chromosome 8e, Coffea Arabica ET-39 HiFi, whole genome shotgun sequence.
AAATGGTAAAATTTAGATTATTCAgaattaatactagaaaaagaATGCAAAAAGATACAACGCTAAAGTTCAAAGCCTACAAGTGTGAGCTGCATTGTGATTTCTCCAAAATAAATGAGTATATTCCACTTAATTTTCTAATGCAGACGCATGATTGCTTACATAAGGCCTGAGACCAAGAACTGAAAAAGGTTCACCAAAGGAATTCCCATTATCAAGACACTGAGAACATTTTTCTTGCAGCGGCACCACAAATAAGTGACTGGTTTCAGAAGCAACACATTAAATATTTTGCACTTGAATACAAAGAACTTCGTCTTAACTCTCTACTCATCATGGTCAATATTCTTTTGCTAAATGCTTACAGAATTGATGGTTTCAAATACAAATGCCATAATGAATgatttaaaatgataaaaagGAAGCAATGCAGTTCGCTAAGAAAAAAGAGTTGAGTAGGGAATCTACGCTTTCACTGATAACAGGTGCTCACAACAGCTCCATGCAATTGCAAATCCATCACTGGAAGAAGTCGCTCTCCCCAGTTCATCCATAACAATCAGACTCCTGTTTTCATCATAAAGTCAACTTTTACATCTTTACTGAAGCCAATCTGTGTTTCAGTGCTCGTTGTTCACATACCTAGGGGAGACATTCTGCATAATAAAGGCGGTCTCTTTCATCTCCATCATAAACTGCACTAAGAAAGCATGCAATAATCATTAGGGCCTTTCTCCCCTGGTGGTAATCTAAagtttgcaaccaattttgtcACCCTACGAgctatgagtttttttttttctcactaaAGGAATGAACAGTAAATATGCATCACCCTTTCTTTAAGCAGAGAGCTTGAACGGATAAGAGCTGCATATTCTTTCAAAGATCACAAGGTAGACATAAAACACTAGCGCAATAGTTTTTGCATTTAGAAGTCAACGTTCCCATGTGGTTATTGTTTCAACCCCACATTATAATTTCAATTGGAAACTGCAATTGGGTAAGTATTCAATCAATGGAATATGAAGATTCAATAAATATTTGAGTAAGCTTTGAcaacataaaaataaattaatatatcACAGGAACTACTTTACTATCACTTCCGTGGACCATAAGTTGGTGAAATCAGCAGAGTCAAATGCAGAAAATAAAGTGCagctaaataaaagaaaagggcaCTAGTTGCACATAACATGAATAACATAATTTCGTACAAGGATTGGCTGTTATTTTCTACTTTAGCAACTAAAATTGGGCTAAGCAGCCATATATCAGGAAAGATGAGTTTAACAGTGTAATTATGTGATTATGACTAAAAGAATAAGAAGATTAAAAAGTACATCACAGGATCAGCTTTTTATGGGATAATGGGATGAGACGAATTTATGTATATGTGCTTACCACAAACATAGGAAATAAAAAACAAGGTTATAAACATTAGGAAATGAAATTCAGTACCGTGCTAGAGTTTGATTCAAGGTTGTCCATGGTTCCCATCCTTGTAAATATGCGATCAACTATCCTCACAGTAGCAAAGCGGGCAGGGATGTAGCAACCAATTTGCGCGAGGATTATTATCAAACAAATTTGTTGACGGTATGTACTCTTTCCGCTCCTAAAGGAAACATAGAAGGATCATTAAGGGAATAATTCAAGGAAAATTGTCAAGTGGCCCCAACAATGGCCTCTTTCCAAGTGCATATGAACTCAGGaaagagggaaagaaaatgaaagtgcaCTGTTTGAAAAGCTACACAAATCTGCCTTCTCTTTGTTTATGTACCGTGGAGGAAAAGGGAACACTTACTCTATGCTGCAGATATTATGCttatgagtttaagcaagaaGTACCAACAGAAGCTTCTTAAAGATGGTAGTTATGCAGGTCTAAAACTCCTCTCTAGGAAATTGGCTGAAAATGAATAAGTACAGAGACAGCCAGTAGGCCTTTTGAATCTTcattaccatttttttttttaatttttcctggCATTTTGCATTGGAAAACTCAAGTTGTCTCTATACTAAATTCAAAATGAGCAATCACACTAGCTAGTTGCAATTTTTTTCTTATAGTGATTCCAAATACTCTCTCTGCGTTGCTTTTACAAAATGCTTAGCAGTCGGAGAACACGTGTGCATGCTGCAAATAATTACTTCGTTGCAAATTTTCTAGCAGAAGTCAATTAAGCAAAAGTTTTCTAATACAAACTCATGTCCTTGCTGTCATACATTGTTTTGACAGCCAGTTCAACTACCTTTGCCAGGAATTGTCAGATATGAAATTTGAATTGATGCTGAGCCAGTGTCTGGAACCATCTTAGTCAGACCCAGATGACTCAGTTGACCAAAGGTATTTTCCATTTCTTTCCTTCACTTTTGACTTAATTCCACATTTTAGGTGTTTAAAAGCTAGTCTTTTCATCAAATTTGTGGAAGAAACATAAAGAAATGTTGTCTATAGCCTCGGAACCAATATGTTTCtacattttcttcaaaaatattCAAAACTAGAATTGATTAAACCAATTGATCTGGGTACCAATGTTCCCGCTCGAATTTTAAAACTTTCTGCAAATGATGTAATCTTAGTGGCTTTGGTTGAAGGACAATTTTTCAGCTACTGCAGTAAATAATTTAATTATGCACCAATTGTAATACAAgaggaaaaattcaaaatttatatcATGATATCAACATTATGTTAATGTCTCAACAAATTAAAATAGCAAAAACACTGAGCACTAATTTCAGATTTTAGAGGAATTTCAAAGACAATTCTTTATTCAAGATGAGAGAGAACTTCTTAAGAAGAATTCtttttgtggttatttatgctcaaatatttcattgtATTATAACATCAGAACTTCAAAGATCAGTTTCCTAAGGATTCTTAACTAAGAATGTGTGGCCAAAGAGATTTTCTGGAATAAGTTTCTTACATGTTTGGGCCCATAACAATTACCATGTTTGATGCTTCAGAAAGGAAGATATTGTTAGGctgcacccaaaaaaaaagagagagagataagaagaagaagaagttagGCTAGATGAATTTAATTTTGAGCCAAGATTCAGTTAAGACTATCCATGACATACAATGAACTCATTATGGATGCTTTCTAGGATAGGGTGCCTTCCACTATCAATTGCTAGCGGGCCATCATCTACCAAGTGAAAAAAATCAATCATTCTTTCATCACCACAAGAAATAAGTATCAAGACAGCTAATTGAAGTACTTACAACTAAATTGAGGTCTAGTATATTGATCAACAGGCTTAGTCGATATCATGTTAGCAAATGAGTTAACTATCATATCCAAGAGGCATAAGACCTCTGCAAGAAGGGTAAGCACAGATACATCTTGACGTATGGCATCCATCAATTCTGCATGTTTATACCAAAAGAAATTGTATAAGTGCCTCAATCAGATAAAGAAAGCACAAAATTGCAAATAACTGATTGAGACTATATCATTATAGTGGTTCTATCAGAAGTTGAACAGATCTACTAAAGCCAGCGCAATAACTTACAATAGAACTGTTTAATATGTTTAAACAACACAAAGCATGTGCCTGTCGACAATGCTTGTTCCTGGTGATATGCGTTCACTAGATTGATATAAGCAATTGAGCTATAAAACCAAATGAAGAGTTTGACTAGCACATTTGGGAAAACAATATTGAAGAATGAACTCATGAGAAGATTATTTCTCCtccgaaaacaaaataattatgcTTGAAGCTGGTCTGATAAAAACCAAATGAAACAAAAGTTCTGGCAGTAAGTGATGATTTCAAATCATGAACAAATGAAACTGGCCTAATATGTTCAAGTAATGTCCCCTGATTTGCTAGGTTAAATGTGAAAGATTCACCCTCCAAAGAGTTCACTTTTCAACTCAACAGAACCAACTGATGtgcaaaagaaaatcaaaggattTTGAAATTTAGCTATCAATCTACCTTCCAGGCAAAGCTCTGTCCTTGTATAGCATTCTTTAGCTGCAGACTTGTTCCTTACATTCAACTGTTAGTTTCATGCCACAAGAGGAGAATGATCAAAAAGATTTCAAGCATTATCTGAAGAAAAGAGCATAACTGCAAAGCTTATACTTCAATGCCAACAGTTAAACCATCTCCTTGAACATTACAAGGTGGTAAAGCTTAGTGGTTCAGGTTGGGCAGAACTAAATATACTCTACTCATAAGTGTCTCTGCTAAAAAGCAACAATCAACACAGACAGAACATCAGAATGGATAATGCTTCCACTGTCACCCAGCAAAGGATAAGCAGGCTATgggtgaaaatgaaaaaataatctTGTAAGACATGGAAATGGTACAAATAGGCAGAAGCAGTTCTTTGAAATCACAAAGTAATGATTCAGTGGAAGCTAACTTGATAATTCTCAACTCAATTGATTAAATAGTCCAATATGACTGTCAAGATCCAACTCTCCCCTTTAAGTAACCAAGAAAATTTGTAGAATAGACCCAAAATTTGTATTCCTCCATTGTCCAGCTAACCAGAGCTTCAACAACTTTGCagcttgaccttttcttttaattgaagAAAAGGTGACCACAACCACACAGGTAGTGTGTTGCTCATCGCCTTAAAAAggttaaagaaaaaagaagaagaagctaaAATGGTTGCAGTTTTCAGAACCAATAGATGCAAATCACAGTATAGTTTACATTTTAACAAATGGATACTACAGCATGTGATGATCAGGAAACTCACAGAAGCAAGTTCCAAAGTAGAACAATGGATATTATTTCCATGCTTCACGACCTGCTTTGTGCATTAAGCGTTTACTAAGTTAGCAAAATGACCCGGGAATAGTTTTAATAAGAAGAATATCTCACTAAAACACCTGTATGAATTTGCTTGGAAGTTTTCCGTTGATGTCCTTTTGTGGAATGCTAAAGTAAAACCCTTGTCGATTGTTGAAAGGGATTTTCAGATTTGGTAGCTTATAATCTTCACGATACTTGTTTGCAAGGTTGTGTATAGCTGCTATTTTGACACCAATTAGGACCATCAGAGTCACACATTCTgagaggaaaacaaaacaaaatatataACTCAAACACAAACCTTCACTGGTGTCACAGAAAGATCTCCTTGCAATATCCAGAAGTCCATCAATTCCTGCCTTGACAGCAAAACACTGCTGTGTTCGTGCAACAAAAGGAACACGGGTATGAAGCACATCTTCATCAATCACCTCCCCAATTCTGTACATATTGGTTTTACAAATATAAGTTCGAGAAATATTGTTTGTAGATTGCCAGATTTGAAAATCATGGAAGTACTTTTTAACATGCAATGCGGAAATGATTGACATCAATTTTCATGATGCATTATAGACAGTATGGTAAACCTTGTAGCATTTCCAGACTGGATCACGTATTGCTAGTCAAAACGTGCAACTCTTTTATAATGCTGACATCATCACAGGAGAACGTATAAAAAGTCATACATGCTATGGATTCAGTTTCGTATAACTACATCCACATTTGATTAAGCAAGTGAATAGGCCACCTAGAGTGGCAACAAATCTTAAAAGAGTAAGGATGAAGCTAGAGGGGTGGAACTGGAATGAGGGCACATGTGAAAACAAAATCTTGGGCAATCCAGTCTGAAATGAGAGGGAGAAGCTCTGGTTGTCCATGGTTGACTAAAGGCAAGATGTGGAACAGATTCGATTCGCAATGATTATCATAACTTTTTCCTTTTACCCAGCATCATATACCAGTTTTAGTCGAAAGAAAACCGTATGTGCTTCTGTTTTTTCGAGTAGTTGTATGCATATCTCTTACACAAAACTGCAATATCTAATAAGAATTTCATCTATTCCTCCCATTTTACTTTCAAGCACGTGTGCTTCAGAAAGAAATGTATAATCTTAGAAAGTAGAAGTTGACTTGGAAGTTACCTTTTCCTTATGGAAGCATATTTTTCATTCTCACAAACAGACTTGTAAATATTTGTCAGTAGAAAACACTTGGCATCCTTAAGGACCTGACATGAACAAATTCATGTGGATGTTAGCCAATACAGTATTCCATACccaccaaaaaggaaaaaggattgACTCACAGTGCACCTTCGAGAGTAGTGGTAATGCATCAAGAGCTGTTTTGAGTAGGATAATACTTGATATCAATATTTGACTCTTTCTTGCATTGTCAATGGCCAGCACTCCATTAGTAACTTTCTTTGGCTTAAAGCAGAAGTGGCAAAGGACCCTATCTGGAGAAAGAGTGGATAGTCATTTTTCCCAGATAGCAGATTTTTCCACTTCCCTTTTTTACTCTAACAGTTACCTGTCTCTTTGGGAAACTTCCGAAGAGCCTGGGACAAGCCAAAGAACAGCTGCTCGTTGCTCATAAGCTCATCCTACAGTAAAAAGCTTAATACTTTTAGTCCATTTAATCAAACAGAACAATTAGAACTTATAATGGAAAATATGACAAAATAGGTATAAATATGACTATATTTGAAGTTCAGTTGAGAGAAATTAAAGTTATTCAATTTTAGGGGATTCACATGATCAAGGATGAAGTAGTTGCTTTAATTGACCATAGAACATCTCAAATTCTGGTGAGTAAAAAAACAGTGATACATCCTGTTTAAAGGGCATTTAATTAATCTTCTACGTGAGTGGACAACAATTACTGATTCTACCATGCTACTGATGTAAGAGCAACATCCTACCAGTTAGGAAATTTTTCAACATTTTATATATGGCATGAGCTCCTTTATGGGTTAACCTTTTTGACACTCTTTGAACTGCCTTTTTACCCTTGCAATAAAGGGAAAAATGGTCTAGCCATACTCAAAATATtatctttttttcttattttaatagaATTGTTATTCATTTTAGTAACTacccctatttatagataaCTACTAAAAAACTACTCATCTATAGATTCTTATTTTCATAGAATTCATTAACAAATTTATTTTCAATGAATGAATTTTTATGAAactaattttacaaataatacaataattattatttacACACCCATTGTGTGCGCCTTAATCACTAGTTCATATAACGCATTCATGAAATGGAGATTTCTAAAGATTGCATTCCAGCCTATTTACCTAATCAATTCTACAAGGCTCTTACAATATGCCAGCAATACCATTATCTGTGTCACGTTTCCAGCATCTAGAAGATGACTACTAATTTAATAGCATAGacttgtaatacatttgagaatTTCTTGTTTCAATTTTTTAGATTCATTACTGTTCAAATTGCTCAAAAGACCTTTCTCAATCACTATATTCTTGCTTCTAAGTATATGCCCAACCAGAACACCAAAAATATGGCCTTACATCAAGAAGACAGCTTTATtgccaaaaaaatgaaaaaaataatgtgCTTCGGCAAAAACATCTTATTAAAGGATTTAtacctttcttttatttgaagTTACAGAACTTGTCCAACTCATGTTTATTGACTATAAAAACAATAGTGGATAGCATCcattcttgtttttgttttaatgGACTTTGTGGATACTGACCAGGCAATCAAGTCGAGCATTGATAGTTTCAATATCTTTCGGAGGCTGCAAAAGATTGGCTCGCAGAAGTCTAGTCCTGCGAAAAAGATATCAAGAAATCCAGTCATGTTAAACCTGAAAGCATGATCCCAAGGTGAATAATATGCTAAAATTAGCAATGGTACATAAAAGCGTCTCTTTTTGTAGCCAACAAACCTAGTAGCATACTTGAATGTTAGAGATTCTGTAATCAATTTAAGTGTAAGTATGCAGCATAGATAGTTTAAAAAACAACAGCAAATTCTTTTACCCCTGTGCAATGACATTTCCACCTAAGCAAACAACAAGCTACTGAGACTAATATGCAATTTTTCTTCCCCATAATACtggaaaaatagagagagagagagaggcagtACAACCACTTGCTAATGTCAAAGCTAGGGACTTCCTTGATAAGCACTAGTTAAACATGAATACTTTAACGACTTGGAGACCAGGTAATAAACATACCCTCCAACTATTCTTGTTGCCTTTAGCATCTGAAACAAGCTTCTCTTTCTGTTGTTTGTACCACAGAGGGTGGACTGCAGAGgctcaatgatttccaaattctGGACGCTGTCATCagtaaagaaataaaacacGTACAGAAATGCAGCACTTTTGAGCTTGACAATCTTAAATTTATGTGGAAACATGCTGATTATCTCTTCTTGAATAACCTCTACACCATATTCAGATAGGGAAAATATGCATATAAACAGCTCTATGTACGAATTGCATGTGTATGGGAATGCATAGATACAAAATTGTCATAAAAAAGAATTGTCCAACTTCCAGTTAAGAAAATGACCTAGTCGTGTCAATATTCATGTGACCAAATGATCCATTAAAGGTAACCTGAGAAATGGAAAATCCACAGTTAGGATAATTTCTACCCATAAAGCAAAAAGACTGAGGACATTACAAGACACTGAAATTGACTGTGATTGTAGAATAGATTTAATATTTTTACATCTAAAACTCAATCTCCTCTTTCTATATGGGACACCAAAGCTTAGCAAAGTGCCTTTGATTTCAACAGAACTTAAGCATGCCAAATTTGCAGGAATCATGAAAGCAGACCCATAACATCACCATTGTAAAACATACTAAACCAAGAAAACATGTTACTTCAGATATGCAATTAGGCTCCACAATAACTTCAAATGACATAATCATATCTGTAAAAGAACCATTTATCTAATCTTTATATATGGTCTCCTGCTTCAATCAACCTTCTCTGACATGGTAAGCAATCATTGC
It includes:
- the LOC113703219 gene encoding DNA mismatch repair protein MSH4 isoform X1 — protein: MEDLEDAGEKSSFVVGLIENRAKEVGVAAIDLRSASLHLSQYIETSSSYQNTKTILQFYDPMVIIVPPNKLAADGMVGISELVDKFCTSTRKVIVSRSYFDDTRGAVLVKNLAAKEPSALGLDTYYKQYYLCFGAAAATVKWTEAEKGVIITNHSLSVTFNGSFGHMNIDTTSVQNLEIIEPLQSTLCGTNNRKRSLFQMLKATRIVGGTRLLRANLLQPPKDIETINARLDCLDELMSNEQLFFGLSQALRKFPKETDRVLCHFCFKPKKVTNGVLAIDNARKSQILISSIILLKTALDALPLLSKVLKDAKCFLLTNIYKSVCENEKYASIRKRIGEVIDEDVLHTRVPFVARTQQCFAVKAGIDGLLDIARRSFCDTSEAAIHNLANKYREDYKLPNLKIPFNNRQGFYFSIPQKDINGKLPSKFIQVVKHGNNIHCSTLELASLNVRNKSAAKECYTRTELCLEELMDAIRQDVSVLTLLAEVLCLLDMIVNSFANMISTKPVDQYTRPQFSYDGPLAIDSGRHPILESIHNEFIPNNIFLSEASNMVIVMGPNMSGKSTYRQQICLIIILAQIGCYIPARFATVRIVDRIFTRMGTMDNLESNSSTFMMEMKETAFIMQNVSPRSLIVMDELGRATSSSDGFAIAWSCCEHLLSVKAYTIFATHMENLSELATIYPNVKILHFHVDIKNNRMDFKFQLKDGPRHVPHYGLKLAGVAGLPSSVIETAKSITAKITEKEVRRMKINSLQYNDIQMVYRVAQRLMCLKYSNQDEDSIREALQGLKESILNGSL
- the LOC113703219 gene encoding DNA mismatch repair protein MSH4 isoform X2, which gives rise to MEDLEDAGEKSSFVVGLIENRAKEVGVAAIDLRSASLHLSQYIETSSSYQNTKTILQFYDPMVIIVPPNKLAADGMVGISELVDKFCTSTRKVIVSRSYFDDTRGAVLVKNLAAKEPSALGLDTYYKQYYLCFGAAAATVKWTEAEKGVIITNHSLSVTFNGSFGHMNIDTTSVQNLEIIEPLQSTLCGTNNRKRSLFQMLKATRIVGGTRLLRANLLQPPKDIETINARLDCLDELMSNEQLFFGLSQALRKFPKETDRVLCHFCFKPKKVTNGVLAIDNARKSQILISSIILLKTALDALPLLSKVLKDAKCFLLTNIYKSVCENEKYASIRKRIGEVIDEDVLHTRVPFVARTQQCFAVKAGIDGLLDIARRSFCDTSEAIHNLANKYREDYKLPNLKIPFNNRQGFYFSIPQKDINGKLPSKFIQVVKHGNNIHCSTLELASLNVRNKSAAKECYTRTELCLEELMDAIRQDVSVLTLLAEVLCLLDMIVNSFANMISTKPVDQYTRPQFSYDGPLAIDSGRHPILESIHNEFIPNNIFLSEASNMVIVMGPNMSGKSTYRQQICLIIILAQIGCYIPARFATVRIVDRIFTRMGTMDNLESNSSTFMMEMKETAFIMQNVSPRSLIVMDELGRATSSSDGFAIAWSCCEHLLSVKAYTIFATHMENLSELATIYPNVKILHFHVDIKNNRMDFKFQLKDGPRHVPHYGLKLAGVAGLPSSVIETAKSITAKITEKEVRRMKINSLQYNDIQMVYRVAQRLMCLKYSNQDEDSIREALQGLKESILNGSL